The sequence TTCTGGTTCTTCTTCTACTTTTCTCCTACTCCACCACTCTTTTTCCTTCTCTATGATTTCCACATTGACTTccttttgcaagatttttctATCAAAGCCAACCATTTTGCTCTTCCCACTGTGGGACTTGTTCTAGTCCACAAccatatgccttttttttttttctccacgCATTTGCCTTCTGACTCATATAAAGGAAATGATGTCTGAGTCGGACTCTAGGGATCATTTGTACCCATGCAaaccaatttaatttttatttctgtaCTTGGGAAAATTATGCCTTATTCTTCATCAGAATCAAAGAAtgattctctctttttttttttaccatatattCTGTTGGCTGATAATTTCATCTTaatccattctttttttttttttttatcatatattctGTTGGCTCACAATTTCATCTTAATCCATTATCCAAGATTCATGTTTCTATGATCctctatgtgtatatatatatatatatattttttttttttttttctatgtttgtAGACCTTTATACAAGAATGGTCTTCCACAGGGTTGTCATCCAACGTACAGTTTGATGCTATCACATTTTAGTTGGCATTTGGTATATACTTTGTTGGGTGGGTATAATAAGTGGACATTAGTATTGGATTCACGTTTTATTATAAATCCAAATTATATCATGAAATTATTCAGCAAAAAAGTTGTCATGAAATGACAGGTTGGTATTAAGCTGTCAATTACAGCAATTGcgaggaatgaaaaaaaaaagtattatggAGGAGTATTAGATGATCATTGCCCCCCCAAAATAACCaagaatataaaacaaaaacaaaatcaagaggaatattttttttctatatatcttCACTATCAATATTGCAAaaagataatgatgatgatgattaggCCTAACTAATATTGGGTTGGGAGTCATATTCTCACTCTTGATTTCTTCTAGCTTAAGGTATAGATCTCGGCTAATCACAAATGGTAATTGATTAATACACACAAATTCTAATTGCCCTCTCTTAAAATTTGATGAACATGTATAAATCTGCTTCCCTTTTCTCAGAAATAAGACCAACTGAATTCCATTGCCCATATTCTTTTTAGAAAGTAAACTTCCAATTTTGTCTTCGTACTAGTAATTACAACAGAATTAATTGACATataatccccaaaaaaaaacaaaaaaaaggtaaggGATTCTCTTTTAAAGCAACTCATTTATTGGACCCATTTATCAAAGAAACTCATATATTGGACTCTCATTGATTAAATAAAGTCAAGGGACCAACCTGGATGGCAAATAGTGGGATATAAAATGAGTTTTCAAAGAGATAAATGAAACTTGATCAATACAATCCAATAAGATAACATCAAAATAATGACGcgttaatttataaatagagtTCGTTAGCCtcttgattattattgataacaaaatactttcttcacaaaaaaaaaaaaaaaagacatatatatatataaagtattttcttgataaattaataattataaagtaattaaaccaTTTGTacgtaaaaattaatttttgtagaCATATGCAATATTTGTTAGAAAAAATCATTGGACAAAAAGGCCCACAATTATCCATGCTTATGGAACCACCTAATTTCTGTCACACCCTCAGCACAGTAAAAGGGCAGAAAGGTCATCTTACGTTGCTCACGGCGATCGATTGGAACTAAACTAGTATACCGACCAGTCATATATCAAATGGAGGGTCAAACACTTTCCGTGAACACGAGGAGCTTCGTTGTTAGCTTTTTCTCTGCTGTAAAAAGTCTCTTTCTTCGGGTACCATTCCTTTTCTCCCTTTGCCTTTTGCTtatattctgttttttttcttttatcgattttattttttattttctttccaagGATTCTGTGCTTTATGTTTCAGTTTTAAGTATACCATGTTCAACTTCATCTAGGAATTTATGCAAGTTTTgattaagtttttgttttttgttttggagaATTTTGTGCCTAATGATTTTGATAAGATCAATGGTATTTGGGTTTGATCATGTGAGGTGGATGGTATATCCCCTTGATCTTGCTCTTCCAATTAtgggtttgttttatttttacctttttttactGGTTTCTTGGCATTATTTAGCTGAATAAGTTGGTAAAGCTTTAAATGGAGATTGTgggttttattatgtttttgataAGATGATTATGGGTTTTATTGATCAAGTTGTGATGAATGGACTTTCTGGTTAATGTACTAAagtctataatttttatatggaGAATTATGGGTTAGTGCTTAAGACCTGCCTCTCAGAACTTCCGATCattatattttccattttggcTAATAGGGAAGATTAGCAGGCATTTCAATTTCTTCATATTTTGGGAGATATGATTATGGgggtaaaatatttttcatcttaTGAATTTCTTTTGTAAGCGATCAAAGCTGTGGACTGAAAAAAAGGAGGGATAAAAGCAAAAGGAAAACTATTGTATTGGTAGAGATCTCTTTGGAATGGGACTTTTGTAGAAGAAGTATTTTATTGAGAAGGCTCTGTTGAGTTCGTTTAAGCTTCAGTTTCTCTATTATGCTGTTGATTTGGGAATGTGATTTAGTGTGATTTTAACCAAATAACTGGTTGAAACAAAAAATGCACTACCATTGATACTTTTTCTTctctgttaaaattttattttcaccaAATTTTCACTTATACCAGAATATATCTCATTATAGTTTTATGGCATAGGCCTGCACTGTTGTCTAGAAGCGAAATTTATCTTCATGGATGATAGTCCTGGGAAGATAAAGTTTATTCCCGATCACTTTAACGGTTCAGCATCCATTTCGGACTCTCCTCAAAACAGAACACCATCTAGTTTAGACTCTCCTCAAAACAGAACACCATCTATTTCACAACTGAGAAGTGATAATTCTTTGAGGTATTTCGTTTTATAGTGAAGATGAATAAGAAGAAAGATTTGGATTCAGTGGCTGTGACTTGATTTAGTTTTCTTATCTGGTGTAGCATAGGTCATATAGCCTTTTGTGGACTTGCAGAAAATTGAGAAGTGCGGCACATATGCTGAAATTATTTAGTCTACGGGGGCTCCCTTGGAGCTCTGGTGCGGATGGCCAGGAAAAGGTTCACTTTGGATTAGGTTTTTGGAGTTTGTTCTAgtgaagttttattattaattttttttttttttcctatcatTTTAGGTGGTGCTAACTGCTGCAGAAGTTGAATCACTTAGATCTGAGATTGCTGATTTAGAAGAGAGGGAAGCCCACTTAAAAGCTCAGTAAGGAAAATTAATACTTatcttgttaatttttaagCACCTTATACTTACTGTGCCTAAATTGATGTTGTAGCATTTTGGTGACTCTGATTCTGCCTTGATTATGTCTTAAGTCCTCAAGCATGACCGGAAGCTtgtaaaacttttttatttctcaaCTTAATTAACATGCATAAATGCAAGTTGGCTTTGAAAACCAGAAAGAAAATCAGTTCTTTTTAACCTTCTTATTAAGGTATTTTGTGTATATGAACAACATCTTATTCCCCATATATATGCTCAGACGTCAATGTTGTTGTACTCACCGATGCAATAAACCATTAAACTCGACATGTCTGTATGTTGATTCTTCCTCTTGTGTGTCATGCTGAGTCGCTGACATGGGCATAGTATTGCATTTTTAGCAATCCTGTCCTTTTCACATCACCATTCAAACAACTTATTCGTTGTACAGGTTAGAAAATGTCGATGAAATTTTGCGGTCTGCCCGTCTCTCTGGCTATTTGGACATAAGAACTGTACTTGCCTATCTTGAAAtaacttatttttctttgcaACTATCTACTACTCTTTGCATTTTACCAATAATTGGTTTGTCCTTAACTTTTCTTTGTAGAGGTGGGCAGCACTACCAGGAGAACCTCCTCCCCTTGATGACACTGAAGTTGATGATTGGCTTCCTCGATTTATTGTCCTGCAAGGGCCATGTATATTTTTCTATCTCATTTCCACAGGTAAATACTTGTAATACTCCTTAACATTGTtgttattagttaattttacCTACTAATTTTAGTTCATTAGACTACACTTACACAGGCATCATTTGGCTGTATGCAGGACTAATATGatacttatatataaaaactattttttccaTAGATGTATATGTTCACGAGTATATCTTGTATGTATCCTTTCTcatatattttacattattttttattgctgATCGGCTCaaaaaaactttacagatcTGAGTCCTCAGGATTCCACCCTATTATCTGATATCACTGAAGTACGTCCCTTGCCAAGCTTTATAAGAGAAGATGAAGGAACTCGATATGCATTCTATATCTTAACTCGTCATGGATTGAGATACGAGTGCTCAAGTGCTTCTAAGATTCAGGTTTGCTGCTTGTTTTTGCAGTGTGGAATGTTATTATGGTTATCCATCTTTAAATTCATGTAGACAATTCCATatcatatttacctttttttgggtaaatccaTAGCATTTTTACCTGTCATACGTTTGTTTTACATTGTCACATTCTAGATGATGTAATAAGAGGTTGTTAGAACCAATTTAACAGACAactattgtgaattttattagCGAATTAACATTTTCATGCAACCAATCATCCGTCTTTTAATTCAATCTGTTTTGTCTCCATCTATTTTGCAGGTGGATTGCTGGTTGTCAGCATTACAAAATGACTGCAAATTGGGATCTGATACAACAGCTTCCGGTGGAACAtgatatgtatattttctttaattttacaaattataagTTGTATATAGGTTGTAATTTAGGATTTATATGAAGAATTTGTTAGTACAAAGTTTGACTATGGTGTAGTGAAATTCATTCATTATATCTCTTTGTAAATGAAGTAGCATCCAATTCAGTAACAAACAACATTATTTCAGAAATTCTATACACATCTTCCGAAATAAAATTGATTCTACTTCTCACCAGCCTTAAAATTATTAATCTGACTGCCCTTTTGTTATGTAAAGAGAAAATTGTCATTATGCTTCAGGATATTCAGTCAAACCAACCCTCATGGCAGAGTAGACTATAGGACAAGGGCTTGAAACCTGTAATCTAATCAGAGCTTCAACATGGCAAAAGCATTCTATGTAATTTTTCTTCATTCATGTttgctttttgctttttgtCTCTACCTCTTTTTTAAGTCTCTGACATGATGTGATAAATGGGTTATGGAGAATAATGGTGGTGGAAGgcagaaatcaaataaaactgCAGTTAGGGCCACCCCAAATTGCTTTATGCAAAGACTCCAAACTAAGCCTGGAATCAAGAATTTAGGGTTGGCAAAGTTAAATCCAgaaggggggagagagagagagagagagagagaaggaacggaaataataaaaaaaaaaaaaaaaaaaaaaaaaaaaaaaaaaaccctccaATGTTTGCATCTTGAAAAACTTGATTGTAAAGATAAAATGTTCAGGCAAAGAAAGTGAACAATACCATCTTCAGTCTCTTTACTAGCAAATATATGAAACTTGCATTTTTGTCATCGTTTCTTACTTATGGTTTATATCTTCTAGGTAATTTTTATTCCAACCAAacacttaaaattaaaatcttttgcctttttttttttcttgttgttcCCTCTTTTATTTCTTCCCAGTAAATTTTATACTCAGCATAGTTTCACTGGCTTCTAGAACGCAAAAGTAATTGCAACCTTTACATGCCACGTGAATAACAACacctaatttatattatataatatttatcttttcttaattttaaagtAGATACAAATCTTGTGTCTCCATCATACACATTTTCTAAAAGTGAAAAAGATAATTATTGAAGATAATAAAAATCATTTAGGACGAACGACGTTATGGCACAAAATCATAGCGTGCgcatatacctatatatatatatatatatattatcaaacacAAAAGTCATAGTAAATGTTACATACCTACCAATGTGTTACACCTGCTTAGTGGCTTGTGGCCACCATGGTTGGGATGCCAAGGAGTTCCTCCTTTtggggtgaaaaaaaaaaaaaaaaaaaaaggctgcaAAGGACAAAAAGACAGAGAGAATCTCATTCTTAAACCATCATAATAGAAGAACTTTCTCTTTATTGAAGTTGTTGGTTAAGAAAAGCCAGAAAAGAAATGGTCTATTATTAGAAAGAAAGCTTCCTAATTTCTTTCAGTTACACAAAAGGCTCAAGAAAAAGTGAAACCGAAAACTACTACTACATTACCATATAAAAAATGACTGAATCGGAATCAATAGTAAAAAAGCcaccaaagttttttttttcaggaaaataagaaaatctaAATGGTAATATGGAAAATGCTAAGGTGGCATTGGATTAAACCGTAGAGAAAATTCACGTGGAGAACTTCCAAGTCTAGAGCTCATAAGCCGTTAGTTGGCTAAGATCAATTGGCTTTCAATCCCATATAGTTCGGGTAGGGTTTGACCTGTCCACACAAAAATAAGAACCAGTAATTTTCATCTTTTCACATATAAAGTATAAACCTCCTTAGGCTACAGCTCTCACTCCCCCACTCATTTTTCACCtccttgtcttcttcttcttcttcttctttcttcttcagcTTTGAaaagtctctctctcttttttttttttttctttttttttctcttccttatCAGCTGCGGAAAATGAGCTCCCAGATTTTCCGATCTGCTTCTAGAGCAGCAAGGTCCTTCTTTTCTGGTTCTAAGAGCTCTCGTTTTTACTCTGGTAATTTGTCATTCCTACTCTGGTTTCAATCAGTTTATTAGATTTCTATATATTTCTGTATCTTCGAATATGTTTTGGTGTATTAGCTGAGGAGCTTGGTTGAAATTTTTCATCTCTCCGATAATTTTGGAGCTAGATCGTCGATCTGTGAACTGGGTATCTGTTTGTTcaggaaattattttaaacattaatttttaatccTTTTGACTTCTTATATTATAATACAACGTATTGCCACAACATCTTTCTAGGCTCACCTGGAAATGATTGAAGTTTAATaagaaattattgttttttgtaccaagaaataattatttactttGGGTTTGAAGAATTAGTTTCCGGTTAAACAAAACGAGcactttatgttatttttttattttttttacggTCAGCGTTCACTTTTTGTTGACTTGATAGATATCATTGATTGATCTCTGTGATTTGAGTCTTGTTTCGATTGCACGTGTGCGGCTCACATTGTTACACCATCACTTATCCCACAAATTGACGGTTTGGatctctttttattattattattatttttttgtcttgggttttttgttctctttacACAAGGTTGATTCTGCTAGGACGCTACTTCTGTTACAATATTTTCCCTCGTTATTATTTTCTGTAATCTTAATATTTGTGCCTCCGAAgagaataaaaatcaaatctttAATCTTTCTTCTTTAATCATTGATATGCCTATGTGTTTATCTGCCTATTATTTATGCGTTagttcttaaaatatatatatatatatatatgatcaatcCATGTTATCTTTTAGCCTTACATCTTAAGGTaccgtttttctttttttgctttttaagtTGATTTTTTCTCCCCAACATGTAGTCTTAAATCTGTATTTGCTGACAAAGTGGTTATTTTAGTactgtttttttgtttctcttcttAGCATTATGCTTGTTGCATATTTACATGAGCGTAACTCATAGATCAGAAGTGTTTGACTTGCTTTTGCAAGTCAATGGTTTCAATTTTCTTATTGAATTTTGCATTATGTGCATATTTCTAGTCTCTTGGATACCCGACATTATGTTAATTATTCTgttcaaattttgtattttactaATACTATCTGTGTTACtggttgtatatatatgtatatatattcctgCGTATATAATGAGTATAAGTTCTATAGTTGAAGAGCAAAATCTTTTAACTTTTCTGCATTGTCACTTTCGCAGAAGGGCAAGCCTGCGTATATAATGAGTATAAGTTCTATAGTTGAAGAGCAAAATCTTTTAACTTTTCTGCATTGTCACTTTCGCAGAAGGGCAAGCTgtagctgctgctgctgctgtagCATCCAAGGGAAAGTTGCCTCTTGTAGCTTCCTATTATGGAAAGGCCAACTCTGGGAATGCTACTAGAGGATGGATTTCAGGAGCTCTTGCCCTCCCTGCAGCAGGTATAGACAGCATAACTGAGgtttcctttttcttatttttctttaccACATTAAGATCCCAATTTGGAGTTTTTGCCATAGGCGTTGGTACAACTGAGAGAACAGTGGTTTGTTGATGGTTTTTCTTGTTCCGTTTTTATACACTGTgtggttttcttttttcgttCATAACATTTTGTTTTCGAAAATGCAAGCTTTAGTTTCTAACTATATGAAGTAATGAAcaatcttattttttataaattctttaaGTGAGAGAGGAGGTCAAAGGAATTGCATCTATACCACTTGTTTCAAACTTCAAACTAACAcattttctcttcctctttttatTTGTAGCCTACATGCTAATGGACCAGGAGGTTCATGCAGCAGAGGTAGTCTTAATTACCATCTTTTTCCTTTGTGGTTCACTACCATTGTTGATTTTACTGCTTcttttctgaatttttttttttgcttgccaGCTTGAGCGCACTTTCATTGCTATCAAGCCTGATGGAGTGCAGAGAGGACTGGTAAGCATGTGCTCAAATTATCTACTTGTTTCTAAGAATTTCACTTGGGATCGTTACAGTCACTTATAGTTGCAGCTAGCATACACTCAGATTTTGCAACTATTCTAGTATAAATAAATGCATATTCTGAAGTGGGAACCCAACTTTTCTTGATAAAGAGTCTAATGAGCAATACATGAATATTGGTTTCTAATATTCAAGTTGTCTGCGTAATAAAAGGACTCTTATTGATCCTGTGACTCGGATTTATGTTCACACTAATGCTAAGCCAGTAATCTTTTATTACAGATTTCTGAAATCATAGCCAGATTTGAGCGGAAAGGTTTTAAACTTGTAGGAATCAAAATAGTGGTTCCTTCAAAGGATTTTGCTCAGAAGCATTATCATGATCTGAAGGAAAGACCTTTCTTTAATGGCCTGTGCGACTTCCTCAGCTCTGGCCCTGTTGTTGCAATGGTTGGTAGAACCAGACCAAACTTTCTCATTTTAACAATAACTTTTCAAGCACCAGAGATTCATGCTTTTTTAACTCCTTCAGGTCTGGGAAGGAGAGGGAGTGATCAAGTACGGTCGAAAACTCATTGGAGCTACAGATCCACAAAAATCAGAACCTGGAACTATAAGAGGTGATCTAGCTGTTGTTGTTGGAAGGTATGACTTGAAattctgaatatatatatatatatatatatatatatatatatatatatatatatattttccttcttGTAATGGACACTAACTTTCGCCATCCTCTACTTAATCCTTAAATGAATAGCTCAAACCAGGTGGTATTATGGTTCTATTGTTGCAAGCATTTCTTTGTTGTGACAACATGGTGTTATTTGCTTTGCTATGTAGAAATATCATTCATGGAAGTGATGGTCCTGAGACTGCGAAGGACGAAATCAAGTTGTGGTTTAAACCAGAGGAATTAGTTAGTTATACAAGCAATGCAGAGAAGTGGATCTATGGAGTCAACTGAtgaaattttcttctttggtTTTTTCGCCTTTTAGAATATTCCGGCAATGTTATATCCCACATAAAGAGCGGGGAGGGTAGAAAAAAGAAcatgattattataataaaaactgTTTTGTTGAGGTGAGTGACAACATTTACTTTGCACAAACAATTAGTGAAATGGAATTTCATGAATAATTAAATTCACCACTTCTTCATCACTTCCAGAAAATCTCAGTTTTGTCACTCTATTTTCCTTAACAACTTTGGAGATAAGCATCGTATAGTTCCAacatattatattgttattggtTAACAAACCATTACTAGTTTCTTAGACTTTTTAGTATGAACTTTCTGTGATCATATACCTGCTTTCCCAATCCAATGGACACCATGATGTCCTCTTTGGTTTGGCATAATTTTGGGCCATTGATCTGATGTGTAGAATCCTAAGAACGGTCCAATATGATTTTCTGCAATAAGATTAAAGTGTTAAAGCTCCATTAATGATCaaaattcttcctttttttttttttttctttttcaactttaTAAAAAGGTCACAGAATGATACTTTGTGTTGGCTTTTAATCATTCATTGGTGATAGGGATTGATAGTGTGACTTTATTGGCTTATAAACCAATTTTATCATTTCCCACTGAATCTGAATTTTGTTCCAAAGAATTTATATTACTGGTTAAGCTATGCCATTACTTTCCTATTGTCCTGAAACTCACAAAGCTTCAATTTTGTATGATGATGAGAAtcattcttcaatttttttttttattttttacaaactgatttttttggtgtttaagattcattaatttttgttttatattcttAAACATAAAACTAATTAGTGTAAACTatgtttaattgaaaatttttttattatctcaattttaatcaatttagtaattttttttttttctatttctaatgATTAACCATgttagaaaaatggaaaaacgaTGAAGGGTCCCATTTGTCATGTGAGGAATGTTTAATTATGTATACTTTCTGATAATAATCAGAGTTGGAAACTCCACAATCTCTaattctaaaaagaaaaatagaaggaaaaaaggaaaaagagataagcttttactattactattattattctcttaaaaaagaaaattccagCGTGAAGAGAAATAGTCGAGGAACTTTCTTGGCCCGCAAGGCCGATGAGATTACCGTTGTAATAAACTGGCTATTGGAATTAAAAAGCGTGCTCCAATCAAATTATGCCACGTGACAAAAGGCAAAGAAAGTCGTCATTGTTACCGACGTCGCTGGAATATAGCAAATGACAAGCACAGACGGAATAGTAGTCGTGACCGTATAAAATCTGTACCTGCCACGTGGGCGCGCAGTATTTTCTGTGAAATCCAGCAAGGCGGACGCAAAAACCCTAATTAGATTAGGTTGAAGTGATGTCGATTTAATTCGGCGATTGAAGTCCGCCTCCACCACACGGTTtctgctttctctctctat comes from Ziziphus jujuba cultivar Dongzao chromosome 6, ASM3175591v1 and encodes:
- the LOC107429781 gene encoding uncharacterized protein LOC107429781 isoform X1, whose protein sequence is MEGQTLSVNTRSFVVSFFSAVKSLFLRFYGIGLHCCLEAKFIFMDDSPGKIKFIPDHFNGSASISDSPQNRTPSSLDSPQNRTPSISQLRSDNSLRSYSLLWTCRKLRSAAHMLKLFSLRGLPWSSGADGQEKVVLTAAEVESLRSEIADLEEREAHLKAQLENVDEILRSARLSGYLDIRTRWAALPGEPPPLDDTEVDDWLPRFIVLQGPCIFFYLISTDLSPQDSTLLSDITEVRPLPSFIREDEGTRYAFYILTRHGLRYECSSASKIQVDCWLSALQNDCKLGSDTTASGGT
- the LOC107429781 gene encoding uncharacterized protein LOC107429781 isoform X2; the encoded protein is MEGQTLSVNTRSFVVSFFSAVKSLFLRFYGIGLHCCLEAKFIFMDDSPGKIKFIPDHFNGSASISDSPQNRTPSSLDSPQNRTPSISQLRSDNSLRKLRSAAHMLKLFSLRGLPWSSGADGQEKVVLTAAEVESLRSEIADLEEREAHLKAQLENVDEILRSARLSGYLDIRTRWAALPGEPPPLDDTEVDDWLPRFIVLQGPCIFFYLISTDLSPQDSTLLSDITEVRPLPSFIREDEGTRYAFYILTRHGLRYECSSASKIQVDCWLSALQNDCKLGSDTTASGGT
- the LOC112493419 gene encoding nucleoside diphosphate kinase 3-like is translated as MSSQIFRSASRAARSFFSGSKSSRFYSEGQAVAAAAAVASKGKLPLVASYYGKANSGNATRGWISGALALPAAAYMLMDQEVHAAELERTFIAIKPDGVQRGLISEIIARFERKGFKLVGIKIVVPSKDFAQKHYHDLKERPFFNGLCDFLSSGPVVAMVWEGEGVIKYGRKLIGATDPQKSEPGTIRGDLAVVVGRNIIHGSDGPETAKDEIKLWFKPEELVSYTSNAEKWIYGVN
- the LOC107429781 gene encoding uncharacterized protein LOC107429781 isoform X3, giving the protein MDDSPGKIKFIPDHFNGSASISDSPQNRTPSSLDSPQNRTPSISQLRSDNSLRSYSLLWTCRKLRSAAHMLKLFSLRGLPWSSGADGQEKVVLTAAEVESLRSEIADLEEREAHLKAQLENVDEILRSARLSGYLDIRTRWAALPGEPPPLDDTEVDDWLPRFIVLQGPCIFFYLISTDLSPQDSTLLSDITEVRPLPSFIREDEGTRYAFYILTRHGLRYECSSASKIQVDCWLSALQNDCKLGSDTTASGGT